The following proteins come from a genomic window of Coffea arabica cultivar ET-39 chromosome 11c, Coffea Arabica ET-39 HiFi, whole genome shotgun sequence:
- the LOC140016438 gene encoding DNA (cytosine-5)-methyltransferase DRM2-like isoform X2: protein MDSSSIESNSIEWNTEDELDVDNISSSSSHQDQIADFAPSSSSCNCRGSNTIHQFLQMGFSKEMVIKAVKENGQNEGAVLDALLTYKTFEESPEDEQVLVDPCHAELASNVLDVYPDEEICENEEFKNLSTEKDRTVSLLVEMGYQAEEALAAIDRCSLDTPIAELVEFISAAQFAYHTDAQLGELSYDNKIHQHQKLNGPVYMSKKKRKYYDNEMQKLQKQRKYLEKQPMDHDNEIVHLPNPMVGFGVPNQPSPVLFQRRIPDEAEGRPYFYFENVALAPKGVWHTMSRFLYYIDPEFVDSKFFCAAARKRGYIHNLPIENRSQLLPTPPSTIHEALPHTKQYWPSWDKRMQLNCILTCIGSAKLTDRIKKAVEKSGDDEPLPGVKKYVIQQCKKWNLIWVGKNKVAPLEPHEMEMLMGFPPNHTRGGGISRTEQYTVLGNAFQVDTVAYHLSVLKSMFPDGISVLSLFSGIGGAEVALHRLGIPLRNVVSVEISETCRKILKSWWDETNQQGKLIHFHDIRMLTAHELEKCMSTFGGFDLIIGGSPCNNLAGGNRSTRNGLEGSKSCLFFEYYRIIELVRSMMRHR from the exons ATG GATTCATCAAGCATTGAAAGTAATAGCATTGAATGGAATACGGAAGATGAACTTGACGTGGATAACATATCCTCTTCTAGTTCACATCAAGATCAAATTGCAGATTTTGCGCCG TCGAGTTCTTCTTGTAACTGTCGAGGCTCAAACACCATTCATCAGTTTTTGCAAATGGGATTTTCAAAGGAAATGGTTATCAAAGCAGTAAAGGAGAATG GACAAAATGAAGGAGCAGTGCTGGATGCTCTTTTGACATATAAG ACCTTTGAGGAATCACCAGAGGATGAGCAGGTCCTTGTTGATCCATGCCATGCTGAGCTAGCTAGCAATGTCTTGGATGTCTACCCTGATGAGGAAATTTGTGAAAACGag GAATTCAAAAATCTATCAACTGAAAAGGACAGAACTGTGTCTCTTCTAGTTGAGATGGGCTACCAAGCTGAGGAGGCTTTGGCTGCTATTGATAGATGCA GCCTAGACACCCCAATAGCAGAGCTAGTAGAGTTTATCAGTGCTGCTCAGTTTGCGTATCATACAGATGCTCAGCTTGGAGAACTGTCCTACGACAATAAGATTCATCAGCACCAAAAG TTGAATGGACCTGTTTACATGtcaaaaaagaagaggaagtaTTATGACAATGAAATGCAGAAGCTCCAAAAACAACGCAAGTATCTTGAGAAACAGCCAATGGATCATGATAATGAGATAGTTCATCTGCCAAATCCCATGGTAGGATTTGGAGTCCCAAATCAGCCATCACCTGTTTTGTTTCAAAGAAGAATTCCTGATGAAGCTGAAGGCCGGCCATATTTTTACTTTGAGAATGTCGCACTCGCTCCTAAAGGAGTTTGGCACACAATGTCACGCTTCCTATATTACATAGATCCTGAGTTTGTAGACTCAAAATTCTTCTGTGCAGCTGCAAGAAAGAGAGGCTACATACACAACCTTCCCATCGAAAATAGATCCCAACTCTTGCCCACCCCGCCTTCTACCATACATGAGGCACTTCCGCATACAAAGCAGTACTGGCCTTCTTGGGACAAAAGAATGCAGTTGAATTGTATACTGACATGTATTGGAAGTGCAAAACTCACGGATAGGATAAAGAAGGCAGTTGAGAAATCGGGTGATGATGAGCCTTTACCCGGTGTTAAGAAGTATGTTATTCAACAGTGCAAAAAATGGAACTTGATTTGGGTTGGAAAGAATAAGGTTGCACCACTTGAACCCCATGAAATGGAAATGCTAATGGGCTTCCCGCCAAACCACACACGTGGTGGAGGAATTTCTCGCACAGAACAGTATACAGTCCTTGGTAATGCTTTCCAG GTTGACACAGTTGCTTATCATCTTTCCGTGTTGAAGAGCATGTTCCCTGACGGAATTAGCGTGCTATCACTGTTCTCTGGAATTGGTGGAGCTGAAGTGGCATTGCACCGGCTTGGGATTCCCCTCAGGAATGTTGTTTCTGTTGAGATATCAGAAACTTGCAGAAAAATACTTAAAAGTTGGTGGGATGAAACCAATCAACAGGGCAAGCTAATTCACTTTCATGATATCCGAATGCTCACTGCACATGAGCTAGAGAAATGCATGTCGACATTTGGCGGTTTCGATTTAATCATCGGTGGGAGCCCTTGCAATAATCTTGCGGGAGGCAATCGGTCTACTAGGAATGGGCTTGAAGGTTCAAAGTCTTGTTTGTTCTTTGAGTATTATCGGATCATTGAACTTGTTAGATCAATGATGAGGCATCGTTGA
- the LOC140016924 gene encoding uncharacterized protein isoform X1 → MGSEGTKQTVTIHVTGFKKFQGVAENPTEFIVNNLRSYVEKRGLPAGVKLGSCLVLETAGDGALPMLYKALESVVPVDDSLSDERVVWLHLGVNSGSLKFAIEQQAVNEATFRCPDELGWQPQQLVIVPGDGGITQTRKTSCSVDAILQYLKKKGHDVMISYDAGRFVCNYVYYHSLRFAEQKGHTSLFVHVPLFSKVDEGKQMQFTLALLEAIGSNC, encoded by the exons ATGGGATCCGAGGGGACAAAACAGACAGTAACAATTCATGTGACGGGATTCAAGAAATTTCAAGGGGTTGCAGAGAATCCTACCGAGTTTATTGTCAATAACTTAAGAAGCTATGTCGAAAAGAGAGGATTGCCCGCTGGTGTCAAATTAGGAAGTTGCCTAGTTCTTGAAACTGCTGGAGACGGTGCACTTCCAATGCTTTACAAGGCCTTGGAGTCTGTGGTCCCTGTGGACGATAGTTTGAGTGATGAACGAGTTGTTTGG CTTCACCTGGGTGTAAATAGTGGTTCACTGAAATTTGCCATTGAACAGCAAGCAGTAAATGAGGCCACTTTTCGTTGCCCTGATGAACTTGGATGGCAACCTCAG CAACTGGTCATAGTTCCTGGAGATGGAGGAATAACTCAAACTAGAAAG ACATCCTGCTCTGTTGACGCAATTCTGCAGTACTTGAAGAAGAAGGGCCACGATGTGATGATATCTTATGATGCAGGCCGTTTCGTTTGTAATTATGTATACTATCATTCTCTCCGTTTTGCAGAGCAGAAAGGTCATACGTCTCTTTTTGTCCATGTTCCTCTGTTTTCCAAAGTTGACGAGGGGAAACAAATGCAATTCACACTAGCACTTCTGGAGGCTATAGGATCGAATTGTTGA
- the LOC140016924 gene encoding uncharacterized protein isoform X2, which produces MGSEGTKQTVTIHVTGFKKFQGVAENPTEFIVNNLRSYVEKRGLPAGVKLGSCLVLETAGDGALPMLYKALESVVPVDDSLSDERVVWQAVNEATFRCPDELGWQPQQLVIVPGDGGITQTRKTSCSVDAILQYLKKKGHDVMISYDAGRFVCNYVYYHSLRFAEQKGHTSLFVHVPLFSKVDEGKQMQFTLALLEAIGSNC; this is translated from the exons ATGGGATCCGAGGGGACAAAACAGACAGTAACAATTCATGTGACGGGATTCAAGAAATTTCAAGGGGTTGCAGAGAATCCTACCGAGTTTATTGTCAATAACTTAAGAAGCTATGTCGAAAAGAGAGGATTGCCCGCTGGTGTCAAATTAGGAAGTTGCCTAGTTCTTGAAACTGCTGGAGACGGTGCACTTCCAATGCTTTACAAGGCCTTGGAGTCTGTGGTCCCTGTGGACGATAGTTTGAGTGATGAACGAGTTGTTTGG CAAGCAGTAAATGAGGCCACTTTTCGTTGCCCTGATGAACTTGGATGGCAACCTCAG CAACTGGTCATAGTTCCTGGAGATGGAGGAATAACTCAAACTAGAAAG ACATCCTGCTCTGTTGACGCAATTCTGCAGTACTTGAAGAAGAAGGGCCACGATGTGATGATATCTTATGATGCAGGCCGTTTCGTTTGTAATTATGTATACTATCATTCTCTCCGTTTTGCAGAGCAGAAAGGTCATACGTCTCTTTTTGTCCATGTTCCTCTGTTTTCCAAAGTTGACGAGGGGAAACAAATGCAATTCACACTAGCACTTCTGGAGGCTATAGGATCGAATTGTTGA
- the LOC113719408 gene encoding probable BOI-related E3 ubiquitin-protein ligase 3 translates to MFEENNGNSSLPVFIDESRVQFPATAANQLQLFGNLSYGFNADPVNYFGNEHNATLLRPNKRSREAEAIASQQKLHISLNNNIYHDEVDRKARIPNQNPVSTGLRLSYDDEERNSSVTSASGSMTAASSIIWSAGDSIRTELDRQKEELDQYIKAQEEYLAKGVRDMKKRHMASFLSAIEKGVSKKLQEKDIELENINRKNRELAERMKQVATEAQQWCYRAKYNESVVNILKANLQQALQGAADQGKEGFGDSDNDDAASCIDPNYHLSVPGGSGKSTAAKGKMICRTCKAKEVSVLLMPCRHLCLCKDCEGLVNVCPVCQLITTASVQVYLS, encoded by the exons ATGTTTGAAGAAAATAATGGTAACTCATCGCTACCAGTTTTTATTGATGAGAGTCGTGTTCAGTTCCCTGCTACTGCAGCAAATCAGCTACAGCTATTTGGAAACT TGTCCTATGGATTTAATGCTGATCCAGTAAATTATTTTGGAAATGAGCATAATGCTACCCTTCTTCGGCCTAATAAACGAAGCCGGGAAGCAGAAGCAATTGCAAGTCAGCAGAAGCTTCACATTTCTTTGAATAACAACATTTATCATGATGAAGTGGATCGAAAGGCACGCATTCCTAACCAGAATCCTGTATCAACTGGTTTAAGGTTATCATATGACGATGAAGAACGTAATTCTTCTGTAACCTCAGCAAGTGGAAGTATGACAGCAGCATCATCAATTATCTGGTCAGCTGGTGACAGTATCAGAACGGAACTTGACCGGCAGAAAGAAGAACTTGATCAGTATATTAAAGCTCAG GAGGAATATCTTGCCAAAGGAGTAAGGGACATGAAGAAGAGACACATGGCTTCCTTTTTAAGTGCTATAGAGAAAGGTGTCAGCAAGAAGTTACAAGAGAAAGATATCGAGTTAGAGAACATCAATCGCAAGAACAGGGAACTCGCTGAGAGAATGAAACAAGTCGCGACTGAAGCTCAACAATGGTGCTATAGGGCTAAGTACAATGAGTCAGTCGTCAATATCTTGAAAGCCAACCTTCAACAAGCCCTGCAAGGCGCTGCTGACCAAGGGAAAGAAGGGTTTGGTGACAGTGACAATGACGATGCAGCCTCTTGCATAGATCCAAACTACCACCTCAGTGTTCCCGGTGGGTCTGGAAAGTCCACTGCAGCGAAAGGGAAGATGATTTGCAGGACATGCAAAGCGAAGGAGGTGTCTGTTCTATTGATGCCTTGTAGACACCTCTGCTTATGTAAAGATTGTGAAGGATTAGTTAATGTTTGTCCTGTATGTCAACTGATTACAACTGCTAGTGTCCAGGTGTACCTGTCTTGA
- the LOC140016438 gene encoding DNA (cytosine-5)-methyltransferase DRM2-like isoform X3 produces the protein MGFSKEMVIKAVKENGQNEGAVLDALLTYKTFEESPEDEQVLVDPCHAELASNVLDVYPDEEICENEEFKNLSTEKDRTVSLLVEMGYQAEEALAAIDRCSLDTPIAELVEFISAAQFAYHTDAQLGELSYDNKIHQHQKVCVLFLSELTCSSDLRFLNQLYTMFLVGFPKLNGPVYMSKKKRKYYDNEMQKLQKQRKYLEKQPMDHDNEIVHLPNPMVGFGVPNQPSPVLFQRRIPDEAEGRPYFYFENVALAPKGVWHTMSRFLYYIDPEFVDSKFFCAAARKRGYIHNLPIENRSQLLPTPPSTIHEALPHTKQYWPSWDKRMQLNCILTCIGSAKLTDRIKKAVEKSGDDEPLPGVKKYVIQQCKKWNLIWVGKNKVAPLEPHEMEMLMGFPPNHTRGGGISRTEQYTVLGNAFQVDTVAYHLSVLKSMFPDGISVLSLFSGIGGAEVALHRLGIPLRNVVSVEISETCRKILKSWWDETNQQGKLIHFHDIRMLTAHELEKCMSTFGGFDLIIGGSPCNNLAGGNRSTRNGLEGSKSCLFFEYYRIIELVRSMMRHR, from the exons ATGGGATTTTCAAAGGAAATGGTTATCAAAGCAGTAAAGGAGAATG GACAAAATGAAGGAGCAGTGCTGGATGCTCTTTTGACATATAAG ACCTTTGAGGAATCACCAGAGGATGAGCAGGTCCTTGTTGATCCATGCCATGCTGAGCTAGCTAGCAATGTCTTGGATGTCTACCCTGATGAGGAAATTTGTGAAAACGag GAATTCAAAAATCTATCAACTGAAAAGGACAGAACTGTGTCTCTTCTAGTTGAGATGGGCTACCAAGCTGAGGAGGCTTTGGCTGCTATTGATAGATGCA GCCTAGACACCCCAATAGCAGAGCTAGTAGAGTTTATCAGTGCTGCTCAGTTTGCGTATCATACAGATGCTCAGCTTGGAGAACTGTCCTACGACAATAAGATTCATCAGCACCAAAAGGTATGTGTTCTCTTTCTGAGTGAGCTTACATGCTCAAGTGATCTCAGGTTTCTGAATCAACTTTATACGATGTTTCTCGTTGGTTTCCCGAAGTTGAATGGACCTGTTTACATGtcaaaaaagaagaggaagtaTTATGACAATGAAATGCAGAAGCTCCAAAAACAACGCAAGTATCTTGAGAAACAGCCAATGGATCATGATAATGAGATAGTTCATCTGCCAAATCCCATGGTAGGATTTGGAGTCCCAAATCAGCCATCACCTGTTTTGTTTCAAAGAAGAATTCCTGATGAAGCTGAAGGCCGGCCATATTTTTACTTTGAGAATGTCGCACTCGCTCCTAAAGGAGTTTGGCACACAATGTCACGCTTCCTATATTACATAGATCCTGAGTTTGTAGACTCAAAATTCTTCTGTGCAGCTGCAAGAAAGAGAGGCTACATACACAACCTTCCCATCGAAAATAGATCCCAACTCTTGCCCACCCCGCCTTCTACCATACATGAGGCACTTCCGCATACAAAGCAGTACTGGCCTTCTTGGGACAAAAGAATGCAGTTGAATTGTATACTGACATGTATTGGAAGTGCAAAACTCACGGATAGGATAAAGAAGGCAGTTGAGAAATCGGGTGATGATGAGCCTTTACCCGGTGTTAAGAAGTATGTTATTCAACAGTGCAAAAAATGGAACTTGATTTGGGTTGGAAAGAATAAGGTTGCACCACTTGAACCCCATGAAATGGAAATGCTAATGGGCTTCCCGCCAAACCACACACGTGGTGGAGGAATTTCTCGCACAGAACAGTATACAGTCCTTGGTAATGCTTTCCAG GTTGACACAGTTGCTTATCATCTTTCCGTGTTGAAGAGCATGTTCCCTGACGGAATTAGCGTGCTATCACTGTTCTCTGGAATTGGTGGAGCTGAAGTGGCATTGCACCGGCTTGGGATTCCCCTCAGGAATGTTGTTTCTGTTGAGATATCAGAAACTTGCAGAAAAATACTTAAAAGTTGGTGGGATGAAACCAATCAACAGGGCAAGCTAATTCACTTTCATGATATCCGAATGCTCACTGCACATGAGCTAGAGAAATGCATGTCGACATTTGGCGGTTTCGATTTAATCATCGGTGGGAGCCCTTGCAATAATCTTGCGGGAGGCAATCGGTCTACTAGGAATGGGCTTGAAGGTTCAAAGTCTTGTTTGTTCTTTGAGTATTATCGGATCATTGAACTTGTTAGATCAATGATGAGGCATCGTTGA
- the LOC113717809 gene encoding probable polygalacturonase At1g80170, whose amino-acid sequence MAKKLVFICVLVLLSLTGKGGAGARLSEEANILRKVEDFDVEIGGGDDDVEFLEEPFWVSERGNKVLVNVDTFGAVGDGVADDTQAFVKAWNQACSTRGSVLLVPQGRRYLVTATRFKGPCEGKLVFQIEGTIVAPTEPKNWDPKNPRLWLGFYNVSKALFQGHGVIDGSGSKWWAASCKKNKSNPCKGAPTALTIDSSSAVRVKGLTIQNSQQMHFVISRSDSIRVTGVKVSAPEDSPNTDGIHITESTNVLLQNCKIGTGDDCVSIVNGSSDIRMKTIYCGPGHGISIGSLGKDNSVGIVTKVVLDTAFLRGTTNGLRIKTWQGGSGYVRGVRYQNVRVDDVSNPIIIDQFYCDSPTPCQNQSSAVEISEIMYKNISGTSKSKNAMKFACSDTVPCSHIVLNNINLESRDGTVETYCNSAIGFGYGYVQPSAECLTSSDKEKIVKQEPELAQNSQGYLIHTEL is encoded by the exons ATGGCCAAGaagttagtttttatttgtgtgCTTGTTTTGCTTAGCCTGACAGGCAAAGGTGGAGCAGGAGCAAGGTTGTCGGAGGAGGCCAACATTTTAAGGAAAGTTGAGGATTTTGACGTTGAAATAGGAGGAGGAGATGACGATGTTGAGTTCCTTGAGGAGCCATTTTGGGTAAGTGAAAGAGGGAACAAGGTTCTCGTCAATGTGGATACCTTTGGTGCTGTTGGAGACGGAGTTGCGGATGATACCCAG GCATTTGTAAAAGCATGGAATCAAGCTTGTTCTACACGAGGATCAGTGCTTTTGGTTCCCCAAGGGCGGCGTTATCTAGTGACTGCAACAAGATTTAAAGGGCCTTGCGAAGGCAAGTTAGTGTTTCAG ATTGAAGGAACAATAGTTGCACCAACCGAGCCCAAAAACTGGGATCCAAAAAACCCACGACTTTGGCTCGGTTTTTACAATGTCAGCAAAGCTCTCTTCCAAGGTCATGGAGTAATTGATGGCTCAGGAAGCAAATGGTGGGCAGCATCCTGCAAAAAGAACAAGTCTAAT cCTTGCAAAGGAGCTCCAACG GCGTTAACTATAGATTCAAGCTCAGCAGTTAGGGTGAAGGGCCTTACAATTCAAAATAGCCAACAGATGCATTTTGTCATTTCAAGATCAGACTCAATACGTGTAACAGGTGTAAAAGTTTCCGCTCCAGAGGACAGTCCCAATACTGATGGAATTCATATCACTGAATCAACTAACGTGTTACTCCAGAATTGCAAAATAGGAACAG GTGACGACTGCGTCTCAATTGTTAATGGAAGCTCTGATATCAGGATGAAGACAATATATTGTGGACCTGGTCATGGTATTAG CATAGGAAGCCTCGGGAAGGACAACTCTGTTGGCATAGTGACGAAAGTGGTTCTAGATACGGCGTTTCTTCGAGGTACTACGAATGGCCTCCGGATCAAGACTTGGCAG GGAGGATCCGGGTATGTTCGAGGGGTACGATATCAGAATGTGAGAGTAGATGACGTTTCAAATCCCATTATCATTGACCAATTCTACTGTGATTCGCCGACACCTTGCCAGAACCAG AGTTCTGCAGTTGAAATAAGTGAAATCATGTACAAGAACATTAGCGGGACTTCCAAAAGCAAAAACGCCATGAAATTTGCATGCAGCGACACGGTTCCTTGCAGCCACATTGTGCTGAACAACATCAACCTAGAATCTAGGGATGGTACTGTAGAGACTTATTGCAACTCTGCCATAGGGTTTGGGTATGGATACGTGCAGCCCTCTGCGGAATGTCTGACCTCATCAGACAAAGAAAAAATCGTCAAGCAGGAGCCTGAGCTTGCCCAAAACAGCCAAGGCTATCTCATTCACACTGAATTGTGA
- the LOC140016438 gene encoding DNA (cytosine-5)-methyltransferase DRM2-like isoform X1: MDSSSIESNSIEWNTEDELDVDNISSSSSHQDQIADFAPSSSSCNCRGSNTIHQFLQMGFSKEMVIKAVKENGQNEGAVLDALLTYKTFEESPEDEQVLVDPCHAELASNVLDVYPDEEICENEEFKNLSTEKDRTVSLLVEMGYQAEEALAAIDRCSLDTPIAELVEFISAAQFAYHTDAQLGELSYDNKIHQHQKVCVLFLSELTCSSDLRFLNQLYTMFLVGFPKLNGPVYMSKKKRKYYDNEMQKLQKQRKYLEKQPMDHDNEIVHLPNPMVGFGVPNQPSPVLFQRRIPDEAEGRPYFYFENVALAPKGVWHTMSRFLYYIDPEFVDSKFFCAAARKRGYIHNLPIENRSQLLPTPPSTIHEALPHTKQYWPSWDKRMQLNCILTCIGSAKLTDRIKKAVEKSGDDEPLPGVKKYVIQQCKKWNLIWVGKNKVAPLEPHEMEMLMGFPPNHTRGGGISRTEQYTVLGNAFQVDTVAYHLSVLKSMFPDGISVLSLFSGIGGAEVALHRLGIPLRNVVSVEISETCRKILKSWWDETNQQGKLIHFHDIRMLTAHELEKCMSTFGGFDLIIGGSPCNNLAGGNRSTRNGLEGSKSCLFFEYYRIIELVRSMMRHR; the protein is encoded by the exons ATG GATTCATCAAGCATTGAAAGTAATAGCATTGAATGGAATACGGAAGATGAACTTGACGTGGATAACATATCCTCTTCTAGTTCACATCAAGATCAAATTGCAGATTTTGCGCCG TCGAGTTCTTCTTGTAACTGTCGAGGCTCAAACACCATTCATCAGTTTTTGCAAATGGGATTTTCAAAGGAAATGGTTATCAAAGCAGTAAAGGAGAATG GACAAAATGAAGGAGCAGTGCTGGATGCTCTTTTGACATATAAG ACCTTTGAGGAATCACCAGAGGATGAGCAGGTCCTTGTTGATCCATGCCATGCTGAGCTAGCTAGCAATGTCTTGGATGTCTACCCTGATGAGGAAATTTGTGAAAACGag GAATTCAAAAATCTATCAACTGAAAAGGACAGAACTGTGTCTCTTCTAGTTGAGATGGGCTACCAAGCTGAGGAGGCTTTGGCTGCTATTGATAGATGCA GCCTAGACACCCCAATAGCAGAGCTAGTAGAGTTTATCAGTGCTGCTCAGTTTGCGTATCATACAGATGCTCAGCTTGGAGAACTGTCCTACGACAATAAGATTCATCAGCACCAAAAGGTATGTGTTCTCTTTCTGAGTGAGCTTACATGCTCAAGTGATCTCAGGTTTCTGAATCAACTTTATACGATGTTTCTCGTTGGTTTCCCGAAGTTGAATGGACCTGTTTACATGtcaaaaaagaagaggaagtaTTATGACAATGAAATGCAGAAGCTCCAAAAACAACGCAAGTATCTTGAGAAACAGCCAATGGATCATGATAATGAGATAGTTCATCTGCCAAATCCCATGGTAGGATTTGGAGTCCCAAATCAGCCATCACCTGTTTTGTTTCAAAGAAGAATTCCTGATGAAGCTGAAGGCCGGCCATATTTTTACTTTGAGAATGTCGCACTCGCTCCTAAAGGAGTTTGGCACACAATGTCACGCTTCCTATATTACATAGATCCTGAGTTTGTAGACTCAAAATTCTTCTGTGCAGCTGCAAGAAAGAGAGGCTACATACACAACCTTCCCATCGAAAATAGATCCCAACTCTTGCCCACCCCGCCTTCTACCATACATGAGGCACTTCCGCATACAAAGCAGTACTGGCCTTCTTGGGACAAAAGAATGCAGTTGAATTGTATACTGACATGTATTGGAAGTGCAAAACTCACGGATAGGATAAAGAAGGCAGTTGAGAAATCGGGTGATGATGAGCCTTTACCCGGTGTTAAGAAGTATGTTATTCAACAGTGCAAAAAATGGAACTTGATTTGGGTTGGAAAGAATAAGGTTGCACCACTTGAACCCCATGAAATGGAAATGCTAATGGGCTTCCCGCCAAACCACACACGTGGTGGAGGAATTTCTCGCACAGAACAGTATACAGTCCTTGGTAATGCTTTCCAG GTTGACACAGTTGCTTATCATCTTTCCGTGTTGAAGAGCATGTTCCCTGACGGAATTAGCGTGCTATCACTGTTCTCTGGAATTGGTGGAGCTGAAGTGGCATTGCACCGGCTTGGGATTCCCCTCAGGAATGTTGTTTCTGTTGAGATATCAGAAACTTGCAGAAAAATACTTAAAAGTTGGTGGGATGAAACCAATCAACAGGGCAAGCTAATTCACTTTCATGATATCCGAATGCTCACTGCACATGAGCTAGAGAAATGCATGTCGACATTTGGCGGTTTCGATTTAATCATCGGTGGGAGCCCTTGCAATAATCTTGCGGGAGGCAATCGGTCTACTAGGAATGGGCTTGAAGGTTCAAAGTCTTGTTTGTTCTTTGAGTATTATCGGATCATTGAACTTGTTAGATCAATGATGAGGCATCGTTGA